From Halobacillus sp. Marseille-Q1614, the proteins below share one genomic window:
- a CDS encoding sporulation protein yields the protein MNFLRIGRPKIDLILDSQKSSKIEGIFSLYGGWTEHRIHRLECDLVKVSSGEKPNFVAPVVTRLMAQSIKPKEYIEVPFHYQLPADLPPLQKGEVYQLQTRLVVDKNMKCTDTDELTTMHQLS from the coding sequence GCGGCCTAAAATCGACCTGATTCTCGATTCTCAGAAATCAAGTAAAATTGAAGGGATATTTTCTCTATACGGTGGCTGGACAGAACACCGTATTCACCGCCTTGAATGTGATCTTGTTAAAGTATCTAGTGGGGAAAAACCAAATTTTGTAGCTCCAGTAGTTACAAGGCTCATGGCTCAAAGTATTAAACCTAAGGAATATATTGAGGTACCATTCCACTACCAGCTGCCAGCAGATCTTCCGCCTTTACAAAAAGGGGAAGTTTATCAACTTCAAACAAGACTTGTTGTAGATAAGAATATGAAATGCACAGATACGGATGAATTAACAACTATGCATCAACTTTCTTAA